A window of Bombina bombina isolate aBomBom1 chromosome 5, aBomBom1.pri, whole genome shotgun sequence genomic DNA:
GTGTGCACAGCTGTGtagttttgcagtggctgcatttctctttattttattcctaaagattgctttgttttttttgtgaaatattcaAAGCCAGAGCATAACCTGCTCAGAGGCAGAACTttctttgagttttttttttttaaaattaggcagttacactaaagcaccatctcaattgcaatgtgttgattaactggagaataaagcattttttttaaaagttatataatatattacagcagctaaaaattgcattgcaaattagttgcagggaaaaatacattgtgttaaagggacagtcaacagcagaatttttgtttaaaaagatagataattccgttaattcccattacccagttttgcataaccaacacagttataataataaatgttttacctctgtgattatcttgtatataagcctctgcagactgcccccttatttcagttcttttgacagacttgcattttagccaatcggtgctcactcctaggtatctttatgtgcatgagctcaatgttatctatatgaaacacatgaacgagcgccctctagttgtaaaaaactgtcaaaatgcattcagattagaagcagccttcaaggtctaagaaattagcatatgaacctcctaggtttagctttcaactaagaataccaagagaacagcaaaatacgtgataaaagtaaattgaaaagttgtttaaaattacatgccctatttgaatcatcaaggtttattttggacttgactgtccctttaaagtgaaggtaaagtttttactTACAGAAGACAGCACTGCAtttgttaatataatataattgcTAAGTTTCTTTCTCTATTACATTGCTAGTTTTAAAAACATACATCTTTATAAATCCCTACTGTTTTGCTGCTGACTCCTCCCAACCCCTATTTCCGTGTTTTCAGgttagtgacgtatagagcggtcccacccgttcTCTATGCGCAGATGAAAGCGAAATGGGCGAGTAGTGCATGCACAGTTAAAAGCTGAAACAGTGAAAGATTCTCTGAATTTTGTGATATTGTTTTATCCATTTGGATCCATTTAAAGTTGTCCAATAAATTTTGATGATTTTACGGAACCGGACTCATTACTCATTACTTTTTTGCATGTCTACTCAGCCCAATATTTGCCATTCAAATATTAGATTGAGGATTTCATTTTAATGAATTCACCCTAAAATTGTAAATCTAGACTATTTTATTTGAATCTAGTCTAGGCTGGATAATAGAGAATTTCAGAAGAACTAAAATGTATTGAATAGCTGCCTGGCTACTTTCTTAACTGTAAGGATTGATCCTTCAAAGTTGATCCATATAATAGACAATAACGAAGGTTTAACCATTCCACCCCAgtgcttatttgtctacatcggaacaaagttttgatttaacaaataagtaaaaatttaaatcacgcgaCCGTTAATGATTTCAATCAGTTAGGAAGCCTGtatggaaaaagtcaaatttctatgtCCGGAGaacactggaaatttcaagccctgtatctgttttagagatatatatatatatatatatatatatatatatatatatatatatatatatatatatatatatatatatatatatatatatatatatatatatatatatatatatatatatatatatatatatatataatacggcACACACTTTATCCTTCCAACTATCTTGTGCTCAGCTTAAAAGGTACAAACAGTAGAGCAAATGAACTGAATCCAACGGACGGTCTCCGTATTGCAGAGGATCCAAGaacagcaggcacacaggttttcatAAACAATCAGTTTATTAAGTGCAAAGaaaagaaaccagacgtttcggctctaacacAAGACTTTTTCAATGATATTCAAATCCGGTTtgaataccattgaaaaaggctcgtgTTAGAGCCGTGTTTAATTGTTTatgaaaacctgtgtgcctgctgttCTTGGATCCTCTGCAATACGGAGACCGTCCGTTGGATTCAGTTCATTtgctctaatatatatatgtgtatatgtgtgtgtgttccagaaggaatggttgtaaattgaaacccagtttataatgtaagtcaatgggaagtgagggagataggttccaggcccctcccaaaattgtcataataacacctaatacattatttttaaattataaacctaataaaataatcacacaacacagacttcacttgcattttctgcaaacagttctttctatgcattccaatctggattaatttatagacaggaagatcaggtctggttaaactgattgatttcagcttgcttggctttactgcaacacaaacggacagctccacctccaggctattttaataaatgcactgcttctcaatacttttcaatagcagtcacatgactggaaaaaaaggttgttattctgaaacggtgtaaattgaactgttgtaaaacgagggccacctgtgtgtgtgtgtatatgtatatatatgtgtgtatgtatgtatgtatgtatatatatatatatatatataatctcatagaTAAGAAGTAAGAAATAGATTTATAAAGCAAGAAACAAAAGTAAAGATTAAAGCCAATCTTTCCCAGCCTTAGGACAATTCCTGCATAATAATTATTACACAACCCTCTAGGGTGAAGCGCGTGTAGCTTGGCGTTGCACAGGTCGCTGTGAGAAAGATGCGACTTTGTGGAGAATCCTATCAGCACAGGTGATTATACTAACCAAATAAAGTTGACAATTGGCAAGTACAAAACAGAATCGTTACAGATGACTGAGATCCCGGTGCAAAGGAAAATGCAGCAGTCTAATGGTTTTCCGTGAAAGCAACAAATATATCCCATTCAGCAGTAACCACAGCTTGTTTGCTGGTGATTCACATGGTGAAGGGGAGGAGGATATCACACCTGAGTGAGTAACTCTGAGTAGTCGTTTCATGGCGGAGGACTGCACGGTGAAAAGAATGAgcaatttttgttttgcaaaagacCTCCTATCTAAAACCAACTAAAGTTGTTACAAAAATGAACTATATTCTTCAGGGAAATTGTTACCTTCAGCCGTATAATTGTCTAACAAGGGATCGTAATGTTGAGAGctgttacattgtagcaaattaaGGCTTTGAAGAGAAAATGGCCACAATTGTTTGCAAATACAAACTGGCTACATTTGAATGTCTAGAATTATAGAGTCAGCGCTGGGGATCCCCAGTTCCTAACTGGACTTTTTGTTGGAACTTTATTTGAGTAATCCTTAAGTATTTACTTATAGGATTTGTTTGGACTTTAATTTAGAACCATTAATTTATGGTAATAAATACCTATGTGCTTATATATGTAGGATACTCATTTTTTCAATTAATTGCCATAATAAAATATACCTATacaatttttggcataataaaattACCTATATCAGATGTATTTTTGGTACTATATTGTTATTTAGAAATTTAAGGACCTGTCATTTTATAGTTAATCCTTTTTCTTGAGGGTTGTGTAATAATTATTTTGCAGGAATTGTCCTAGTGCTGGGAAAGATTGGCTTTAATCTTTACTTTTGTTTCTTGCTTTATACCTCTCTCTATTTCTTACTTCTTATCTATGCAATACATTATAATCAATACAATCTCTGTGCACCTTCTTTCTGCCTATAATCGTTAATGAAAGGCAGGAAAAAGAGGACTTGCAAATTACTGATATCTTTTGTGCGGCTATGGCTATTCGTGCaggtaaatgttttatttaaaggcaGCATGAATGTCTGCAGTTAAGGACCCAAGTACTGACGGGGCAGTAAAAGAGCACTTGGACTTGCCATCTGTTTTTAACTTTTGCGGTTACTAATATGTGAGTGACAGTTAGTTAATTTTTACTTCTAATGCAGAATCTTAGAAGATGTGTCCAAACTGATGATAATCTAAAACGGATCACGCAGTCCGTATTGCACTAGCAGAAGgcagaatatttatttaaaaccatggtttattataaaatgtgaaaaaaaaaataatttaaaaccacTTCTATATACAAGACCTTCTTGCATGTTTGCCAACTATCAACTTCTTACTTGTATCCATTACAGACGGTCTTAACTGTATAtttctattttacctgtaaataataaaattactaaaCAAACTTACTCTCTTTCTCCTGGGATCTCCTAACCCACTGGAAACAGGTGAAGAAGTATCAAAGTTGTGTGTGATATAGCAATAATATATAGTTTAGCATAATTGCAACTAACTTACAGATTGCAAGAGCTTCACTGCGACCGGTTTAAACAGATAATGGATAAGTAGAATGGATGGGGGGGAAGTGGAGGGCAAATTAGAAATACTTGCAAGGGTGCGTTATGTTCCCAGCGCCTTAGTTTTTATACTGATTCTACAGCTTTAGTGATAGCTATTTGAATGGCcttctaaaatattttatatattgtactaCTGTGAAAAAGTTATAGGGAGGTGCACGATTAAAccattataccaaacaggtgctggTTTacacacaatcattaactgaaacagctGAGCTTATCTCTccccctattttttttctttaactgttGATAATTACAACATTACCCCAACCTCAAACTTCACTCAGATaactctttcactcctcacatttaaaCTTTGGCCAAATCCTGCCgttttcatctaaaaaaaaaaaaaatctacaaaattcactactttcttacacaagacactactaagatcttaatccactctctcatcatttcccaaccttgactattgcaactccatcctctctggtctcactAGTTGgtgtctatctcctttacaatccataatgaatgcctctgccaggctcatcttccttagatGTTGCTCTTtcttctgctgcacctttctgccaatcccttcactggcttcctatagCCTCCAGAATTAGCACAAAAATCTGCCATTTAAGGCCCTCTATGACTTTGCTCCCCCTATATCTTCTGTTTGtgtttgtaattttatatatattttaatgccaGTCATTTCTGCTGTACTAAACTTTATTTTGTTCCCCTCAGGAATCCCAGGTAGAAGTTGCTCTCCAGCTTTACTTCTTGATGCAATGTCTGTACCAACTCGACTCCTCTACCCTTTGTTTCGAAACTGTGATTTTGGAAGGAAATGTACTTCTATTTGTTACTGTCATCACAAATACCCCTGTTGTCCCTCCAACCCGCATTCTTCAAATTCCTTCAGATACAGAAGAGGAAATTCATTTGTTTCAGCCTTTCACAGCCCTAAAGAGTCATGTGATCAATTAAGACGATATGTTACCACTCCACAAAGATTTTACCTGACTCCACCACAGGTTAACAGCATATTAAAGGCAAATGAGTACAGTTTTAAAGTTCCAGAATTTGATGGCAAGAATATCAGCTCCATTCTTGGCTTTGACAGTAATCAGTTGCCGGCAAATGCTCCAATTGAGGATAGAAGAAGTGCAGCTACCTGTTTACAGACAAGAGGGATGCTTCTAGGTGTGTTTGATGGTCATGCTGGTTGTGCTTGTGCCCAGGCAGTAAGTGAAAGACTCTTCTATTATATTGCTGTTTCTTTACTACCTCATGAAACCCTACTTGAAATAGAGAATGCTGTAGAAAGTGGACGTGCTCTCTTGCCTATTTTACAGTGGCATAAACATCCAAATGATTATTTTAGTAAGGAGGCCTCCAAGCTATATTTCAACAGTTTAAGGACCTACTGGCAGGAGCTTATTGACCTCAATACTGGAGAGACAACAGATGTAAAGGAGGCCTTAATTAATTCCTTTAAAAGACTTGACACAGATTTGTCTTTGGAAGCGCAAGTGGGGGATCCCAACTCTTTTCTGAACTACTGGGTGTTGCGTGTAGCTTTTTCTGGTGCCACTGCTTGTGTAGCTCATGTTGATGGGGTAGACTTGCATGTGGCCAACACTGGAGACAGCAGAGCTTTGCTTGGTGTACAGGAGGAGGATGGATCATGGTCTGCAGTAACAATGTCTCATGACCATAATGCACAGAATGAATCGGAGGTAAAACGGATCAAATCTGAGCATCCAAAATCAGAAGAAAAGAGTGTTGTGAAACAGGATAGACTGCTTGGGTTGCTGATGCCATTCAGAGCTTTTGGAGATGTTAAATTCAAGTGGAGCATTGATCTTCAGAAACGTGTTGTGGAGTCTGGTCCAGATCAACTCAATGATAATGAATACACTAAATTTATCCCACCAAATTACCATAGTC
This region includes:
- the PDP1 gene encoding pyruvate dehyrogenase phosphatase catalytic subunit 1 isoform X1; the encoded protein is MFAACCDGRMCVCPGPRRIGIPGRSCSPALLLDAMSVPTRLLYPLFRNCDFGRKCTSICYCHHKYPCCPSNPHSSNSFRYRRGNSFVSAFHSPKESCDQLRRYVTTPQRFYLTPPQVNSILKANEYSFKVPEFDGKNISSILGFDSNQLPANAPIEDRRSAATCLQTRGMLLGVFDGHAGCACAQAVSERLFYYIAVSLLPHETLLEIENAVESGRALLPILQWHKHPNDYFSKEASKLYFNSLRTYWQELIDLNTGETTDVKEALINSFKRLDTDLSLEAQVGDPNSFLNYWVLRVAFSGATACVAHVDGVDLHVANTGDSRALLGVQEEDGSWSAVTMSHDHNAQNESEVKRIKSEHPKSEEKSVVKQDRLLGLLMPFRAFGDVKFKWSIDLQKRVVESGPDQLNDNEYTKFIPPNYHSPPYLTAAPEVIYHKLRPKDKFLILATDGLWETMHRQDVVKIVGEYLTGVHHQQPIAVGGYKVTLGQMQGLLMDRRARISSVFEDQNAATHLIRHAVGNNEFGAVDHERLSKMLSLPEELARMYRDDITIIVVQFNSHVIGAYQNQEQ
- the PDP1 gene encoding pyruvate dehyrogenase phosphatase catalytic subunit 1 isoform X2, with product MSVPTRLLYPLFRNCDFGRKCTSICYCHHKYPCCPSNPHSSNSFRYRRGNSFVSAFHSPKESCDQLRRYVTTPQRFYLTPPQVNSILKANEYSFKVPEFDGKNISSILGFDSNQLPANAPIEDRRSAATCLQTRGMLLGVFDGHAGCACAQAVSERLFYYIAVSLLPHETLLEIENAVESGRALLPILQWHKHPNDYFSKEASKLYFNSLRTYWQELIDLNTGETTDVKEALINSFKRLDTDLSLEAQVGDPNSFLNYWVLRVAFSGATACVAHVDGVDLHVANTGDSRALLGVQEEDGSWSAVTMSHDHNAQNESEVKRIKSEHPKSEEKSVVKQDRLLGLLMPFRAFGDVKFKWSIDLQKRVVESGPDQLNDNEYTKFIPPNYHSPPYLTAAPEVIYHKLRPKDKFLILATDGLWETMHRQDVVKIVGEYLTGVHHQQPIAVGGYKVTLGQMQGLLMDRRARISSVFEDQNAATHLIRHAVGNNEFGAVDHERLSKMLSLPEELARMYRDDITIIVVQFNSHVIGAYQNQEQ